From Companilactobacillus heilongjiangensis, one genomic window encodes:
- the cydB gene encoding cytochrome d ubiquinol oxidase subunit II translates to MTLSTLWFIVIGLLFSIFLFLEGFDFGVGMSTRFLARDDSERAAIMSSIGPHWDGNETWLVTAGGAMFASLPMWYASLFSGYYILFLLVLVGLILRGVSFEFHKHAETSTGKNLWMWSFFIGSILPPFFLCMILLSMVQGIPMNANGDAFPKFFDVVNLLSVVGGVAGVLLSLVHGLNFIRLRLAGPLRDRARNLNKILYPILFLGEVVFAVLVFFQTDFFTKRFASSLIITALIVLFSLLGYYGVLKNREGWSFAGSGLSLSMVIVLLFNGLFPRVMIATNPAHSILIKNAANSQYTLTIMTIVACILVPIVAIYFIWSYSLFTKRINPRENTVKY, encoded by the coding sequence ATGACACTCAGCACATTATGGTTTATCGTAATCGGACTTCTATTTTCCATCTTTCTATTCTTGGAAGGATTTGATTTCGGTGTCGGCATGTCAACTAGATTTCTAGCTAGAGACGACTCTGAAAGGGCTGCTATCATGTCATCAATCGGACCCCACTGGGACGGTAATGAAACATGGTTAGTTACAGCTGGTGGTGCCATGTTTGCTTCATTGCCAATGTGGTACGCTTCACTATTCTCAGGTTATTACATCTTATTCTTACTTGTTTTGGTCGGTTTGATTTTACGTGGAGTTTCCTTTGAATTCCACAAGCACGCTGAAACAAGCACCGGTAAAAACCTTTGGATGTGGTCATTTTTCATTGGTAGTATCTTGCCACCATTCTTCCTATGTATGATTCTTTTGAGTATGGTTCAAGGTATTCCAATGAACGCTAATGGCGACGCCTTTCCAAAATTCTTCGACGTAGTTAACTTGTTATCTGTTGTCGGAGGTGTTGCTGGCGTCTTGCTTTCATTAGTTCACGGTTTAAACTTCATCAGATTAAGACTTGCTGGCCCATTGCGTGATCGGGCTCGCAATTTAAATAAAATTCTTTACCCAATTCTCTTCCTTGGCGAAGTAGTCTTTGCGGTACTTGTTTTCTTCCAAACAGACTTCTTTACTAAGAGATTTGCCTCATCACTCATCATCACAGCCCTAATTGTTTTATTCTCACTATTAGGCTACTATGGAGTCCTAAAGAATAGAGAAGGCTGGAGCTTTGCTGGTAGTGGATTATCACTAAGTATGGTCATTGTTCTATTGTTCAACGGACTATTCCCTCGTGTAATGATTGCTACTAACCCCGCACACAGTATTTTGATCAAAAACGCTGCTAACTCACAATACACGTTAACGATTATGACAATTGTGGCATGTATCTTGGTACCAATTGTGGCTATCTACTTCATTTGGTCATACTCTCTATTTACAAAGAGAATAAATCCAAGAGAGAATACGGTGAAATATTAA
- a CDS encoding cytochrome ubiquinol oxidase subunit I — protein sequence MLSVGLSIVSLARFQFAMTTVFHFFFVPFSIGMGFLVAIMETIYAVKKDKVYLDMAKFWGKIFLLSFAVGIVTGIIQEFQFGMNWSEYSRFMGDVFGAPLAIEALLAFFIESVFIGIWMFTWDRFKPGVHAFMIWMTSIGTMLSAIWILAANSFMQHPTGFKINNVTGRVQLTDFGAVISNPQLWRVFPHVIIAAFMTAAVVITGMSAYGLLRKKKAENHFFKTSLRFGLWASLIFAILSAGAGDLQTQQIIKDQPMKFAATEGVYEDTKDPAPWTVVELINAKDHKASGQIEVPGVLSILAYHKLSGSVKGMNTINKEMHAKYDKQFGKNMDYYVPPKTLFWSFRVMTGIDALIMLVAFVGLIFSRKKKDTIESHKWMLVVLGLCIWVPFIGNSAGWFITEFGRYPWIVYGLFTIAQAVSPTSTVATLLFSNIIYFLLFTLLGGVMIAYSRQTLHHGPYYEEADSKQNVDPFAKEAFGK from the coding sequence ATGCTCAGTGTTGGTTTAAGCATTGTCTCTTTGGCACGTTTTCAATTTGCTATGACGACTGTCTTCCATTTCTTCTTTGTTCCATTTTCAATCGGAATGGGCTTTCTAGTTGCCATCATGGAAACTATTTACGCTGTCAAAAAAGATAAAGTTTACTTAGATATGGCAAAGTTCTGGGGAAAGATTTTTCTTCTGAGTTTTGCTGTTGGTATTGTTACTGGTATCATTCAAGAATTCCAATTCGGTATGAATTGGTCCGAATACTCACGTTTCATGGGTGATGTTTTCGGTGCTCCACTAGCTATTGAAGCATTGTTGGCATTCTTCATTGAATCTGTCTTCATCGGTATTTGGATGTTTACTTGGGATCGTTTCAAACCAGGGGTTCATGCCTTTATGATTTGGATGACTTCAATTGGTACAATGTTGTCAGCTATTTGGATTTTGGCTGCTAACAGTTTCATGCAACATCCCACAGGTTTCAAGATTAATAACGTAACTGGTCGTGTGCAATTGACAGACTTCGGTGCTGTGATTTCCAATCCACAACTTTGGAGAGTCTTCCCACACGTTATCATCGCTGCCTTTATGACTGCGGCTGTTGTTATCACAGGTATGAGTGCTTATGGACTATTGCGCAAGAAGAAAGCTGAAAATCATTTCTTCAAAACATCCCTACGCTTTGGTCTTTGGGCAAGTTTAATTTTCGCTATTTTATCCGCTGGTGCCGGAGATCTTCAGACTCAACAAATCATCAAAGATCAACCAATGAAATTTGCTGCTACTGAAGGTGTTTACGAAGACACCAAAGACCCAGCTCCTTGGACAGTTGTTGAATTGATCAATGCCAAGGACCACAAGGCAAGCGGTCAAATCGAAGTTCCTGGCGTCTTAAGTATCTTGGCATATCACAAACTCAGTGGTTCTGTTAAAGGTATGAACACCATCAACAAAGAAATGCATGCTAAATATGACAAACAATTTGGTAAGAACATGGACTACTATGTCCCACCTAAGACTCTATTCTGGAGTTTCAGAGTTATGACAGGTATCGATGCTTTGATCATGTTAGTCGCATTTGTCGGTTTGATTTTCTCACGCAAGAAGAAAGATACAATTGAAAGTCACAAGTGGATGCTTGTAGTCTTAGGACTCTGCATTTGGGTTCCATTTATCGGTAATTCAGCCGGTTGGTTCATTACTGAATTTGGTCGTTACCCATGGATTGTTTACGGACTATTCACAATTGCTCAAGCTGTTTCTCCAACTTCAACTGTTGCTACATTGCTATTCAGTAATATCATTTACTTCTTGCTCTTCACACTTTTGGGTGGCGTTATGATTGCTTATTCAAGACAGACTCTTCACCACGGACCATATTATGAAGAAGCTGACTCCAAGCAAAACGTCGATCCATTTGCAAAGGAGGCGTTTGGAAAATGA
- the thiD gene encoding bifunctional hydroxymethylpyrimidine kinase/phosphomethylpyrimidine kinase, translating to MLNEFTQVLTIAGSDSDGSAGAQADLKTFMACGTYGMSVLTAAVAGNSYGIHDSVNMPVSFIQSQIKDIKDDFKVSAFKTGMLSDSEIIHTVADAIKDKPFGTFVLDPVIITKHGAMLLEAEAYQTLIDELFPLADLITPNFYEAKKLSGLELENREEIIKAAHKLRKLGPKNIMIKGEHSDDSISEVEDYVLLEDGQSFWISEPYVKTDHINGTGDTLSSCIVAEVAKGKSMEDAIKIAKTFTYNAIRHEIAVGHKYGPINHFIKDDIQ from the coding sequence ATATTGAATGAATTTACTCAAGTTTTAACTATCGCTGGTTCCGACTCTGACGGAAGTGCCGGAGCACAAGCTGACTTAAAAACATTTATGGCCTGTGGTACTTATGGAATGTCCGTTCTTACTGCTGCTGTTGCTGGTAACTCATACGGCATTCACGATAGCGTAAATATGCCAGTTAGTTTTATCCAAAGTCAAATCAAAGATATCAAAGATGACTTCAAAGTTTCTGCTTTTAAAACTGGTATGTTATCTGATTCAGAAATTATTCACACCGTAGCTGACGCTATTAAAGACAAGCCTTTCGGTACATTCGTACTTGACCCTGTTATCATCACTAAGCATGGGGCAATGTTGCTTGAAGCTGAAGCTTATCAAACTCTAATCGATGAATTATTCCCTCTTGCTGATTTAATTACTCCTAATTTTTACGAAGCCAAGAAACTTTCTGGACTAGAATTAGAAAATAGAGAAGAAATTATTAAGGCTGCACATAAATTACGCAAATTGGGACCAAAAAATATTATGATAAAGGGTGAACATAGCGACGACTCAATTTCCGAAGTTGAAGACTACGTTCTACTAGAAGATGGTCAATCATTCTGGATCTCTGAACCTTATGTCAAAACTGATCACATCAATGGTACTGGTGATACTTTGTCATCATGTATCGTTGCTGAAGTTGCTAAAGGCAAGAGCATGGAAGATGCCATTAAGATTGCAAAAACATTTACTTACAATGCTATTAGACATGAAATCGCAGTAGGCCATAAATATGGTCCTATTAACCATTTTATAAAGGATGATATACAATAG
- a CDS encoding MerR family transcriptional regulator: MKYTIKKLAELAGISTRTLRYYDQISLLKPNEVNENNYRIYDEKNVNKLQQIMFYRSLDFPLSKIKQLLDDPDFSRIQALIEQQQLLQAKQKEINTLLTSIEKTIKDYRGEIKMTDTEKFQAFKQKQLSENETKFGQEIREQYGEETVKKSNQKYANLSESDFEKMKELEKQLITNLVELKQHPDLDSELAAQIYQEHKQWLEFTWSKYNSKAHRGLVDMYLADDRFAKYYNDKAQVPVVQLLHDVVYRYTK, encoded by the coding sequence ATGAAATATACAATAAAAAAATTAGCAGAATTAGCCGGTATCAGTACGCGTACCTTGAGATATTACGATCAAATAAGTTTGTTAAAGCCGAATGAGGTTAATGAAAATAATTACCGAATTTATGATGAAAAAAATGTAAATAAATTACAGCAAATTATGTTTTACCGTTCGCTGGACTTTCCATTAAGTAAGATAAAGCAACTTTTGGACGATCCAGATTTTTCGAGGATACAGGCATTAATTGAGCAGCAACAACTGTTGCAAGCTAAGCAAAAAGAAATCAATACGCTCCTAACAAGCATTGAAAAAACAATAAAGGATTATCGAGGGGAAATAAAAATGACAGATACAGAAAAATTTCAAGCATTTAAGCAAAAGCAACTTTCAGAAAATGAGACTAAATTTGGACAAGAGATTCGTGAGCAATACGGCGAAGAGACAGTCAAAAAGTCCAATCAAAAATATGCGAACTTGAGTGAAAGTGACTTTGAAAAGATGAAAGAACTTGAAAAGCAATTGATTACGAATTTGGTTGAGTTAAAACAGCACCCAGATTTGGATTCTGAATTAGCTGCCCAGATTTATCAAGAGCATAAACAGTGGTTAGAATTCACTTGGTCAAAGTATAATTCCAAAGCTCACCGAGGATTGGTCGATATGTATTTAGCAGATGATAGATTTGCCAAATACTATAACGATAAAGCCCAAGTTCCAGTTGTACAGTTATTGCATGATGTGGTATACCGTTATACAAAATAA
- a CDS encoding GNAT family N-acetyltransferase: MDEWSVRENVKLRLVDPADAESLYEQIEKTRPQLAKFMPWGDATRSVEDERKFLTYCQERMEDQKLWNASIIIDGKAVGMIDLHNIDRANQHAEVGYWLGGEYQGNGVMTDCLEKLLSIGFDELGLHKIKLLAERVNVASNAVAKKVGFVLEGQLKDEIYSDGKFHNADLYAIVE; this comes from the coding sequence ATGGATGAATGGTCAGTTCGGGAAAATGTTAAATTGCGTTTAGTTGATCCAGCTGATGCAGAAAGTCTCTATGAGCAGATTGAGAAGACACGTCCACAGTTGGCTAAGTTTATGCCTTGGGGCGATGCAACGAGATCAGTTGAAGATGAGCGCAAATTTTTAACCTATTGCCAGGAGAGAATGGAAGACCAAAAGCTTTGGAATGCCAGTATTATCATTGATGGCAAAGCAGTAGGGATGATTGACCTTCATAATATTGACCGAGCTAACCAACACGCTGAGGTCGGCTATTGGCTTGGTGGCGAGTATCAGGGTAACGGCGTTATGACGGACTGTTTGGAAAAATTATTGTCAATTGGATTTGATGAATTGGGATTACATAAGATTAAATTGCTGGCTGAACGCGTCAATGTGGCCAGTAATGCAGTGGCTAAAAAAGTTGGCTTTGTTTTAGAGGGCCAATTAAAAGACGAGATTTACTCTGACGGAAAATTTCATAACGCCGATTTGTACG